The following are encoded together in the Gemmatimonadaceae bacterium genome:
- a CDS encoding translocation/assembly module TamB domain-containing protein, with protein MPSALGRLGRVLLGIFTVVLGIVALVGIVVVVLTSTDWGHERVRRLALSQLQRRVHGRVSIGQLSGNLISGLTVHDLAISDSSGEPFLAAQEASARYALGALIGKKIWLTDVRLTRPLVVLDRPPGGKWNYQRIFASDTTQPASTTPGFGSWIRLENVTVVDGDLVVRTPWSPGTKLSPAARDSAVRDALSGRGRAMVVEAPHAYAGAPPFQKLVELRSINATFPMLRLADPSQKSRYAEIASLQMTALPFRPPAAVVTEMRGSFQFDNDSLWWKGIRASMPASHVSGDGSYAFSSGDMMLSVRGAPAALNDLRWLYPRLPSEGGGNLDFALSWRGGVDDYTARNADIALGSARVRGDFGLTLSDTFALHDTNLRFANLDTRLAEQLIAGFKSPRRGSFTGRAVVNGGEHDLHVDGDVAFADATTGTSQLAAVGVIGFEPNGMRANNLRLRMHPMQVELVKGLAGPKFQLPLSGIVTGTAVVSGDTKSQLAGNVDIAHEDRGNYSQLTGTAAVRLPTGGAAPWLDVNVVARPVSLAEVGRFVPSVGLQGRAVGPIRLTGSLSNLAVASDLRLPDGGQLSARGTVGLTGAQHYDLALGLKIFNLRTVLANGPVTSLTMTASARGAGFKPATMNATFAADLATSKWDSLAVDSGSVRIAIASGVATVQKLNLSGANTLVSANGSFGLVATRTGTLNYHIAVDSLGALDRVLPHTAPDTGSIRPRPAAIARAVRRGRADSARIARRTEIERLATGRAMPRLVVDTPKATPITLKGKLFAAGTLSGNITNFDTRGKLGAADINVHGNAARMLIGEYAWTNARTSASTIALAVRGDSISATGFQFDSLAANLSYHAQNGGGRVEVLVRQGDQRDYGLKGDYVVNSNLRELRLADMQLRFDTTTWQSTHPATIESRAAGISVQNLELRSGSTSRIYANGLLPSNGSANFEVAIDNFPVGDLLDILQSDVDLKGLVSLHGTMQGTLASPRMRGALGVVHGVYKGDTVPDLRGTFGYANRSFSGQLDLLHRARTPMATVTANLPLNLALSGTTSPRLLRQPLAVDLTADSLPLELIPAFTGVVSEVHGVAAGQIAMRGTFDRPSLTGTFRLKKGIVRVASTGMYVDNLTAALSMANDTVRVDTLTGRTGRGTIAVTGGLAVGDWRDPAFNLALEAHNAEVLNNDRGRLNADANMRFTGPLNRPYLNGRVQVTSGVMEFATDNRSVISAGDPDLFNVADTALIADKQLFPAQSPILQNMRIDVAVGINHNTWVRTTDANVEIYTDYPVEVHVSHSALALTGAVGTDRGDYTFLSKRFTITRGSATFVGTPDLNPTLQATGEYQVQLTNAPALNIQVLIGGTLKAPKVTLQSDAQPPKTQSELLTLLAFGGPTTNLLEPEGSSLGGAGQPGGVVGQSAQVAMTRLEGVALGVLFEQLQSRAGKALGADQFYISPGDTPELQTGQQGWSNFIKSTRVEAGKYINPNTFVSVQLYNNYPGVRLEYRASKGWLYSAYTAPQALLLEPTLEAQNSYSKQAYGALIIRQWRF; from the coding sequence ATGCCTTCAGCTCTCGGTCGCCTCGGTCGCGTTTTGCTCGGCATCTTCACGGTGGTGTTGGGCATCGTGGCGCTCGTTGGGATTGTCGTCGTCGTACTCACTTCCACCGATTGGGGACACGAGCGCGTGCGGCGCCTCGCGCTGTCGCAGTTGCAGCGCCGTGTGCACGGCCGCGTCAGCATTGGTCAGCTGTCGGGCAATTTGATTTCTGGCCTAACGGTTCACGATCTCGCGATCAGTGATAGCAGCGGTGAGCCGTTTCTGGCCGCCCAAGAGGCGAGCGCTCGCTATGCACTGGGTGCTTTGATCGGCAAGAAGATCTGGCTGACCGACGTGCGACTCACGCGGCCACTGGTCGTGCTCGACCGTCCGCCGGGCGGAAAATGGAACTATCAGCGGATCTTCGCGTCCGACACGACACAGCCAGCGTCGACCACGCCGGGCTTCGGAAGCTGGATTCGGCTGGAGAACGTGACCGTCGTCGATGGCGACCTCGTCGTACGCACTCCGTGGTCGCCGGGCACGAAGCTCTCGCCGGCTGCGCGCGACTCGGCAGTTCGGGACGCGCTCTCCGGCAGGGGGCGCGCGATGGTCGTCGAGGCACCGCATGCCTATGCTGGCGCACCACCGTTTCAGAAGCTGGTGGAGCTGCGCTCGATCAACGCCACCTTCCCGATGCTGCGACTCGCCGATCCCAGTCAGAAGAGTCGTTATGCGGAAATCGCGTCGTTGCAGATGACGGCGCTTCCGTTCCGGCCGCCGGCGGCGGTCGTGACGGAGATGCGTGGCAGCTTTCAGTTCGACAACGACTCGCTGTGGTGGAAGGGCATTCGCGCTTCGATGCCAGCATCGCACGTGAGCGGCGATGGCAGCTACGCATTCAGTTCTGGTGACATGATGTTGTCGGTGCGTGGCGCACCGGCGGCACTCAACGACTTGCGTTGGCTCTATCCGCGCTTGCCGTCGGAGGGCGGCGGCAACCTGGACTTCGCGCTGAGCTGGCGTGGTGGCGTGGACGATTACACAGCGCGCAATGCGGACATCGCGTTAGGCAGCGCGAGGGTGCGCGGCGACTTCGGCCTCACGCTTTCCGACACGTTCGCGCTGCACGACACGAATCTGCGCTTTGCGAATCTCGACACCCGGCTTGCGGAGCAACTGATCGCCGGCTTCAAGTCGCCGCGACGCGGCTCGTTCACGGGACGCGCGGTGGTGAACGGCGGCGAGCACGACTTGCATGTCGACGGTGACGTCGCATTCGCGGACGCCACGACGGGGACGAGTCAGTTGGCTGCTGTCGGCGTGATTGGCTTCGAGCCCAACGGCATGCGCGCGAACAACCTGCGGCTGCGAATGCATCCAATGCAGGTGGAGCTCGTGAAGGGGCTCGCCGGTCCAAAATTTCAGCTTCCGCTCTCCGGCATCGTTACCGGAACGGCAGTCGTCTCGGGCGATACGAAGTCGCAGCTTGCGGGCAACGTCGATATCGCACATGAGGATCGAGGCAACTACTCGCAGCTGACCGGTACGGCAGCGGTGCGCTTGCCGACTGGCGGCGCGGCGCCGTGGCTCGATGTGAATGTCGTCGCGCGGCCCGTGTCCCTCGCCGAGGTCGGCCGCTTCGTGCCGTCGGTTGGGCTGCAGGGTCGCGCGGTGGGTCCAATTCGTCTGACCGGATCGCTCTCGAATCTGGCTGTTGCGTCTGACCTGCGACTTCCCGACGGCGGCCAGCTCTCGGCTCGTGGAACCGTTGGCCTGACGGGCGCACAGCACTACGATCTCGCGTTGGGCCTGAAGATTTTCAATCTGCGCACGGTGCTCGCGAATGGACCCGTGACGTCGTTGACGATGACCGCATCGGCACGCGGTGCCGGGTTCAAACCGGCGACAATGAACGCGACGTTCGCGGCGGATCTCGCCACGTCGAAGTGGGACAGCCTCGCCGTCGACAGTGGCAGCGTACGGATCGCAATCGCGAGTGGGGTCGCGACGGTCCAGAAGCTGAACCTCAGCGGCGCGAACACGCTCGTGTCGGCAAATGGATCGTTCGGGCTCGTCGCAACGCGCACCGGGACGTTGAACTATCACATCGCCGTCGACTCGTTGGGTGCCTTGGATCGAGTCCTTCCGCATACCGCGCCCGACACAGGCTCGATCCGGCCGCGGCCGGCGGCGATCGCGCGCGCCGTTAGGCGCGGCCGGGCCGATTCGGCGCGCATCGCGCGGCGAACGGAGATCGAGCGACTCGCGACGGGCCGGGCGATGCCGCGTCTCGTCGTGGACACACCGAAGGCGACGCCGATCACTCTGAAAGGAAAACTGTTCGCGGCGGGTACGCTGAGCGGCAACATCACGAACTTCGACACTCGAGGCAAGCTCGGCGCCGCCGACATCAATGTTCATGGCAATGCGGCGCGAATGCTCATCGGCGAGTACGCGTGGACGAATGCGCGGACGTCTGCCTCGACGATCGCGCTTGCGGTGCGCGGCGACTCGATCAGCGCGACAGGCTTTCAGTTCGACAGCCTCGCCGCGAATCTGAGCTATCACGCACAGAACGGCGGCGGTCGCGTCGAGGTGCTCGTGCGCCAGGGCGATCAGCGTGACTATGGCCTCAAGGGTGACTATGTAGTCAATTCGAACTTGCGCGAGCTGCGCCTAGCGGACATGCAGCTGCGCTTCGACACGACGACATGGCAGTCGACGCATCCCGCGACCATCGAATCTCGCGCCGCTGGAATCAGCGTTCAGAATCTCGAATTGCGGAGTGGCTCAACGAGCCGGATCTACGCGAATGGGCTATTGCCGTCGAATGGCAGTGCAAACTTCGAGGTGGCGATCGACAACTTCCCCGTCGGCGACTTGTTGGACATTCTGCAGAGCGACGTGGATTTAAAGGGACTCGTGTCGCTACACGGGACGATGCAAGGAACCCTGGCATCGCCGAGAATGCGTGGCGCGTTAGGCGTCGTGCACGGCGTCTACAAGGGCGATACGGTTCCCGACTTGCGTGGGACATTCGGTTACGCCAATCGATCGTTCAGCGGCCAACTCGATCTGCTGCACCGTGCCCGTACGCCGATGGCGACCGTAACGGCGAATCTGCCGCTCAACCTCGCGTTGTCAGGTACGACGAGCCCGCGGCTCCTGCGCCAACCGCTCGCCGTCGACCTCACCGCTGACAGCCTGCCGCTGGAGCTCATTCCGGCATTCACCGGCGTCGTGAGCGAAGTGCACGGCGTGGCAGCGGGCCAGATTGCAATGCGCGGAACCTTCGACCGACCCTCGCTCACGGGAACCTTCCGGTTGAAGAAGGGGATAGTGCGCGTCGCGTCGACGGGTATGTATGTGGATAACCTCACCGCCGCATTGAGCATGGCGAACGACACCGTGCGGGTCGATACGCTGACTGGAAGAACCGGTCGTGGTACGATCGCGGTGACGGGAGGCTTGGCTGTCGGCGACTGGCGCGATCCGGCGTTCAATCTCGCGCTCGAGGCGCATAACGCAGAGGTTCTCAACAACGATCGCGGGCGTCTGAACGCCGATGCGAACATGCGCTTCACGGGACCATTGAATCGGCCGTATCTCAATGGGCGCGTGCAGGTCACGAGCGGCGTCATGGAATTCGCGACTGACAATCGCAGCGTGATCAGCGCCGGTGATCCAGATTTGTTCAACGTCGCGGACACCGCGCTCATAGCCGACAAGCAGCTCTTTCCCGCGCAGTCGCCGATCCTTCAGAACATGCGCATCGACGTCGCGGTCGGCATCAATCACAACACCTGGGTGCGCACGACGGACGCGAACGTCGAGATCTACACCGACTATCCGGTCGAGGTCCATGTCTCGCACTCGGCGCTCGCGCTCACCGGAGCGGTCGGCACCGATCGCGGCGACTACACGTTCCTCAGCAAGCGCTTCACGATTACGCGCGGCTCAGCGACGTTCGTCGGCACGCCCGATCTCAATCCGACATTGCAAGCAACAGGCGAATATCAGGTGCAGCTGACGAACGCGCCCGCGCTGAACATCCAGGTTCTCATTGGCGGCACGCTCAAGGCGCCAAAAGTTACGTTGCAGAGCGACGCACAGCCTCCGAAGACGCAGTCGGAGCTCCTGACGCTCCTCGCCTTCGGCGGCCCGACGACGAACTTGCTGGAGCCGGAGGGCTCCAGTCTCGGCGGTGCGGGCCAACCGGGGGGCGTCGTCGGTCAGAGCGCCCAGGTCGCAATGACTCGTCTCGAGGGCGTTGCCCTTGGCGTCTTGTTCGAGCAGCTGCAATCGCGCGCGGGGAAGGCGTTAGGCGCAGATCAGTTCTATATCTCGCCTGGAGATACGCCCGAGCTCCAGACAGGCCAGCAGGGGTGGAGCAATTTCATCAAGAGCACGCGCGTCGAGGCGGGGAAATACATCAACCCGAATACCTTTGTCAGCGTGCAGCTCTACAACAACTATCCCGGCGTTCGGCTCGAGTATCGCGCGAGCAAGGGGTGGTTGTACTCGGCGTACACGGCGCCGCAGGCGCTCCTCCTCGAACCGACGCTCGAGGCGCAGAATTCGTACTCAAAGCAGGCGTACGGCGCGTTGATCATCCGACAGTGGAGATTCTGA